The following DNA comes from Salmo trutta chromosome 15, fSalTru1.1, whole genome shotgun sequence.
tcctaatggtttgtacactcagtgtaaagtATGTAGAGAAGATAATGagcctatatatttttttaagaccAACATCACCAAAAttactaacaatcaccaaaataaaagctagacagtctaACATTTCCAAACATTATGCATTCAGGATCATTTTTGTCATGGTATGGGCCCCGGGCGCTAATGACTTGGACGTTGATTAAGTCAGCTCCCACACcaatctgattcagaggggttgggttaaatgcggaagaaacATTTTGGTTGTGCAATTGAcaaggtatcccctttccctttattGATTAtgttatgtttgagtcactcagatagcataaatcatggcaaaatgtgtaaaatgtaaggaaattacactacatgaccaaaagtatgttggacacctgctcgtcaaacatctcattccaaaatcatgggcattaacatagagttggtccaccctttgctgctacaacagcctccactcttctgggaaggctttccactggaacattggaacattgctgaggggacttgcttccattcagccacaagagcattagtgaggtcgggcactgatgtaggTCGATTAAGCCTAGCTCGCTGTCGGctttccaaatcatcccaaaggtgttcaatggggttgaggtcaggtctctttgcagcccagtcaagttcttccacactgatctcaacaaaccatttctgtatggacctcgctttgtgcatgggggcattgtcatgctgaaacaggaaagagccttccccaaactgttgccacaaagttggaagcacagaattgtctagaatgtcattgtatgctgtagtgattaattcaattcaattgaactaaggggcccgaaccatgaaaaacagcccgagACCATTATTACTCGTCCACTAtaatttacagttggcactatgcattcggacaggtagcgttctcctggcatccgccaaacccagatttgtacgtcggactgccagatgatgaagcgtgattcatcactccagagaactgctccaatggtggcgagctttacaccactccagccgatgcttggcattgcgcatggtgaatTTAGgcttgtgtggctgctcggccatggaaacccatttcatgaagctcctgacgaacagttcttgtgctgacgttgcttccagaggcagtttggaactcggtagtgagtgttgcaaccgaggacagacaatttttacacgcttcagcactcgccggtcccgttctgtgagcttgtgtggcctaccacttcacagatgagtcattgttgctcctagacattttcacttcacaataacagcacttacagttgaccggagcagctctagcagggcagaaatttgacaaactgacttgttggaaaggtggcatcctatgtcggtgtcacattgaaagtcactgagctcttcagtaaggccattctactgccaatgtttgtctatggagattgcatggctgtgtgctaaaaatagccgaatccactaatttgaaggggtgtccacatacttttgtaaatataatGTTGGTTTAAAACGGCAAATGTTCTCTCAGCCCCATGGCAAgctgtgtagaattacaggaaattagcttaaaactgtaattttttatcTCAGATCCCATtgtaaaatgtatagaattgcaggaaattagctttacaaCAGCAATATTTTGTCACTGCGGCCAACAGGGGGGCCTCAAACATTTTTGGTCGGCGGTGACGCCATTGGCCACGCCCACTGTCACACCCACCAccattttgatccagaaaaaagctCCAGCACCAAAGAGAAAAgtagaataaaatatatttttttaaagttagGGTTAAACTAACCCTTGTATCCACCACAGGATGCAACAGAATATAATTACCCAACAGGATAAGAAAGAATTTCAACTGTGATATACAACTGTTTACACAAGCAAGCTAAAAGCTAGAACTTACAACATGAGGCTTCAATTGGGTGCAACAGCACCAAGAGTGGAAGGCCTCTGTTTAGAACATCCATCTCACTGATGGTTGATAAGTATGTACAAGGTTCACGGTATGCTCACTTACTGTATCTGGGTTGAGAGAGTGTTTCCCCATAACGCTGTTCTGTTTGACTAACAGTTCTTGTTGCAGCAATATAGGCACTCAATGCCCTAACCGGGCAAAGTGTATGCAACTCACGACTCTCCTGTGAGGAGTAGGGAGGCGGGTGAAATGCTGCTATGATTAAGGGCTGGTTAACATGTGATGATGAAAGGACCTTAGGTAAAAATGTTGAATTTGGCCAAAGCACTGCCTTAGATCCATCTTCTGCTAAAGTGAGGCATGAAGGATGGATAGAAAGCGCATGTACTGTAATTCTCCAACACGCTTGGCTGACACGATAGCCAATAGAACGTCAGTCTTGACTGAGAGCTCCCATAGCTCAAGTGAGGACAGGGGCTCAAATGGTGGACTCAGAAATGATCGTAGGACAACATCTAACTCCCATGAGGGTACTGAAGGAGCCTGAGGGCACCATTCATGAATGCGATACTAGAGGGTGTGCCCGTAGTAATGCATCCGCAATCTGGTCATGACCCATAGAGATGGCTGCCGTACACACTTTCAATGTAGATGGAACTTCCCTGCAGCCATAAGCTCCTAGGGgaaagctaatcaaatggctacacggactatttgcattgacccccccccccccaccccacccccctttttacactgctgctactcgctgtttattatctatgcatagtcactttacccctacctacatgtacaaattacctcaatttCCTCGACTAACCTggacccccgcacattgactcggtactggtaccccctgtatatagagcctcgttattgttattttatttgttgctcctttatttttttactttcgtttatttagttaatattttcttaacccttattttccttcaaactgcattgttggttaagggcttgtaagtaagcatttcatggtaaggtctacagctgtattcggcacgtgacaaataaaatgttcttTGATTTGACTAGATTAACATCAACTACTCATAGCACCTCCGAGTTGTTGAAGAATTGTAATTCCGTAAGGAAGTAATCCGAAGGGGATTAATAGCAATCTCGTAATGTAAAACACAAATGTGAGAGTGAAGAAAGACAGAATGTCACACCACACTGCCTTTTATAGTGACTGCAAACATCTTTGATATTAAGTATCTCAATCACATCACGTGAAGGAGTTCCCAGAGGTCATTTGGCAACCCATTACAAAGACTAAAAAGAACCCTAACACCAATTTTGGCCTATTATCTATCTCTAACCCTTAGACTTATAGTCAACCCTGGCTTAACCTAACCCGGCCAAAATAGGGCTCCCCACCTCAGAATTCCCAATTTAACCCCTGTATACAATAATCTATTCAGATACACAGCCAGACAAAAGTGGGTCCGTGGGTTATTTTATGTATTAATTTCCATAGCAGCTTCATAATTCCAAGATCTCACCTGTGTTCTTAGGGGCTTCTCCATACATTTGTGCACCAGGGGGTGTATCCTGCCATCCTAACTGTGGCTGAGGGGGAATCTGGTAACCCTGGTAACCTGGCTGCCCTTGGTATAAACCTGGGGGTCCTGGGGGGAAGTTAGAGTAGGATGGATCTGTGGGTGGATAACCCGGAGCAGGGTATCCCTGGGCTGGGTATCCCTGATCTGGGAACCCTTGGGGTTGGTACACAGGGGCCATGGGGGTTGGATACCCAGGTGCTGTAGGGGCAGGGTATCCTGGGGCAGAGGGGCCAGGGCCCCCATAAGGAGGCGGCTGATCAAAATTCATCTGTGGACAGCAAGACGAATCCGCCTAGGAATGTGGGAAATCACAAAACAACAAAAGCATAAATATGGCATATGATAAGTAATGTCTCTGACCAAATGTCAGAAACATAATGAGAAAGCCACGACAATTGACTGTCAGATTCCCTTGTCTTGGAGTGTAGAATGTGCATGCTGCTTAAGTTTAACTGAAAACAATCCATTCTAGTGAATGAGAGCCTTGTTGCCCTGCTGCTGCAGCGAGTGGGGTGATGTCAGCCCTGTGACTGACTGTGAAAGACTGACTCAGTCTGAGAGGTGACATTCCACTCTGGAGGCACAACTATTTTAACAGTGTAATGATAATGAGTGGACAAGGCCAGAGTCTGAATTTAATTATAGGCAATACTTTCCACTTCCACAGACACAGTTAATCAGGAGAAGTATGTGGATCATATGGCCAAGAGCCCATTCAGTGGCTGGCTATTCCAATCCATAAAATACTATTCTAGGGTAATTTGTTCACAGTTATTGCCGTTTAAGAAAAGTTAAACTGTAGTGTAGGCAGCTTCAGCACCAAAGTTATATTCAAACTTTCCTTAGTTTACTTCATTAGACAGATTCTAGACATTCAACATTCAAGAATAAATAAATCATGCAGACCATTTCTACTCTTCCCTTGTTAAAACGGACCTATAGTGTGTCTGAGTGAATAATGCCAGTATTACCTCGGGTTGAATGAACTGTAATCTGTAAtgcgctttctttctctcttcttggTTCGGATTGGCATCAACACAGCCTTTTTCTTGATTTAAATTGTATAATCCATTGAGTGTTGCTTGCTGGCGCGCTCCTCCGTTTTCACTGGCTGCAACGGAAAACTAGCTGATGGGTGCGTTGATGTCTTAGAGACAGCTGAGCCGGTCGGACGATTTTGGCCTACTATCATCTGACTCGGTTTCCCCCCCACCTCTCATAACCTTACGTCACAACCATGAGTAATTTCACTCTCTGCTGATCACACTCACATTTTAACTTTACATTGGTGGCATTTAATTGTAATACTACTAGGGTAGTAGGGGGTAACTAGAATCCTGGGGTAAACCTACAGCGTGATAGGGATTGGGGGAGATAAGCCGTGTGGGGAAACTGCTTCTTTTACCCGATCTGTCAAACTTATCACctctaaaatataaataaaacactataaagagtttatataatatgtcattacatacctatttgaaggtttgtgtcaaatttgaatcgggtttttagggcggcgctaaagtaatcttcagaagtaaacagcggctgtcgcggcttttgagagtcatgatggcTTGTAGTGATAACGCAAaaaatgaatgcattcagttttaCAATTGACTAGATATctcccttaccctgtccctttcttgtttttaatctgCGAGAGAAGAGCTACACCTGATGGAGAGAGGCTGTACGACACAGAATGAGTTGCATTATGTGTGCTGTACATTCCGTCATGACACGTCACAATTTAACATACAGCATCAAAGGGGTCAGTTGTTTTttacttttctccaatactatcgggccattaccatgtcaatcaacgcttgaatagaaacatAGTTCACACGTGCCAAcgcagtcgctacagtcccattcgtttccattgcagcctcgtttgaatgtcgtGGTTGCGCAAATTTGTACGGAATGGGTTTAGTCAACAGTAATATGTTGGATGAGTGTGTTGGGGGCAACTTGCCCCCACACTAAGGGGTAGCTGGCCCCTGGGGGCTAAGTTACCCCTTTATTGTTATAAATATGTTTCTACCTATCATTTAGACAATGACTAGCCCAGTTAGTGCTAGTTTATgttaacttgctagctagcaacttcacTAGCAGTAAATGCTTGCCGGCTAGCTACTTAGCATAAGCTGCTAGGAGTGCTAGCTAGCAACCTTACTACCAGATCATGAGGTAAAACACATTAAAATGGTAACTTAATTGTTTCCACTAGTGACTGATAGATTTACAGTTAATGTCACTTTATAACCTTTTAGCTATTTTACACAGCATTTTATGTTATATTGCTGGATAGATAGCTATGTTTCTAAGAGAGAACTTTTCAATTGGCATCTTTCATGTTTTTAGTCACAGGTTTGGTGTGAGCAGTGCAGGAGGTGGGCTCATAAATTGTGCTCCAATTTTACTGGGGATAGCTTTATATGTGACCTATGTACAAATTTGAATTGTGCAATAGCAGAGCATAAGAGAGCTGCCATATCAAGTTAATTAGTTAAGTTATTGTTATTAAATGTTATATTCCTATGTTTTTTTAGTGTTATTAgatatacaatgcattcagaaagtattcagacccgttgactttttccacattttgttacgttaaagcctgattaaatagtttttttccctcatcaaatcTACAAagacaatacaccataatgacaaggtaaaaacaggtttttagaaattcttgCTTAATgtataaacccccccccccccctgaaatatcacatttagataagtattcagcccctttactcagtactttggcagcaattacagccttgagtcttcttgggtatgatgctacaagcttggcacacctgtatttggggagtttctccaattctcctctgcagatcctctcaagctctatcaggttgcaTGGGCAGtgtcgctgaacagctattttcaggtctctccagagatgttcgatcaggttcaagtccgggctctctggctgggccattcaaggacattcagagacttgtgccgaagccactcctgcgttgtcttggctgtgtgcttagggtcgttgtcctgttggaaggtaaaccttcgtcctagtctgaggtccagagagctctggagcaggttttcatcaagtatctctctgtatgttgctccgttcatctttccctcgatcctgactagtctcctagtccctgccgctgaaaaacatccccacagcatgatgctgccaccaccatgcttcaccgtagggatggtgccaggtttcctccagacgtgacacttggcattaaggccaaagagttcaatcttgattgcagcagaccagagaatcttgcttctcatggtctgcgagtcctttgggtgccatttggcaaactccaagcgggcaatcatgggccttttactgaggagtggcttccatctggccactctaccataaaggcctgattggcggagtgctgcagagatggttgtccttctggaaggttctcccatctccaccacggaactctggaactctgtcagagtgaccaacgggttcttggtcacctccctgaccaaggcccttctgccccgattgctcagtttagccggatagacagctctaggaagagtcttggtggttccaaaattcttccatttaagaatgatggaggccactgtgttcttgaggaccttcaatgctgcagacattttttttgtacccttctccaaatctgtgcctcaaaacaatcctgtctcggaactctacggacaattcctttgacctcatggcttggtttttgatctgacatgcactgtcaactgtgggaccttatatagacaggtgtgtgcctttccaaatcatgtacaatcaattcaatttaccacaggtggactccaatcaagttgtagacacatctcaaggatgatcaatggaaacaggatgcacctgagctcaatttcgggtctgaatacttgtgtaaacaaagtatttcgtttttttatttctacaaacctgttttcgctttgtcattatggggtattgtgtgtagattgatgaggggaacaatgtattgaatccattttagaataaggctgtaacgtaacaaaatgtggaaaaaggggtctgaatactttccaaatgcaccttATTCCATTCCAATATTATATtccaattaatatttttttaGTTACCCCGGTACTTTTAAAAAACACCCCTTTTCTGAAAACAACATTTCATGAAATAACTCAAAAAAAGTGTCAACTGTAGCCATTTATTTCCCTTTATAGTTTATTCACTTAAGCATGACCTTCATCCACATACCATTTTTGTTCCCAAACATTGCTTTTTTGTGTCAGCAATTAGACATTGTTATCCCCTAGTAACCTACTATGTGTAGGACTGTAATATTACAGTACAGTTGTGGTCAAATATAGGCACTTTACATTGGAGTTAAATGGAGCAGAATGCTGTTTTCTCTTTTCAAAACTGGTTGAATGGCTATTtatgcaacctggactcagggcccttacaaaaatgtaccatgatgcacttttactgcagtttcaaaacggcAATATTTTTTGTAAGGGTTCTGATAAATGCTACTAAAAATGATCATGTGGTACCATCTTTATTAATTGTGAGTTACCATAGTACAATGGCAGTATAATGCAAGGTCAAAAGAGGTTGGTTGGCATTATATTGATAGTTATAGTTTCTGATAAAGTCAGAGGCAGGCTACTATTGTTGGTCCTAGTTTGTCTGTCACAAAATCGTTTCTGTGAAAAAGGGTAATATCTTCTGTATTAATAGTACCGTTTTTTGCTCATGTTTGGGTTCCCTGTGTTGCCAACCTTAAATGTGGGAGAATGTGAGATATGGTAGCCTAATCTGTGGCATGTTGTAATCATTAAAGCAGGGTTTCTTAAACTTTTTCACCTTGGGACCCAAATTAGAAATtctgttttcctgggacccaagcttaaTGAAAACATGCAACTATATGTAAATATCAGcacatttcattgcccttatacctaaaacaaatgcaatatagacaaatAACAATTAAATTAAATACCCATATAAATagctattcatgtttatttttccccattaaaatccctcttacatatctgtctaggttggaatagttgctgttaaaatacaataaatcatttaaattcggaactggaataaactgatttaagcaagatgctttttgaggcagcacacagatgtagaccagaaaacacacacacacagtcctaatgagaggtgtgtgacTGGTTAAAGTTTTCAACAAGCAGGTCTATTCTGGGCTCAGTTTTTGACAGTGCAACcctgaggtcatgctcagcatggagtctgtttctgtacttgttGAGAACCCTAACTCACATAGGtacaaaagttttagaacacctactcgttgaagggtttttatttatttatttatttacaattttctacattgtagaagacatcaaaactatgaaataacacatataaaatcttgtagtaaccaaaaaagtgttaaacgaatcaaaatatattttatatttttcaaatagccaccctttgccttgatgacagctttgaacactcttggcattctcttaaccagtttcacctagaatgcttttccaacagtcttgaaggagttcccacatatgctgagcacttgttggctgcttttccttcactctgcggtccaactcatcccaaaccatttcaacttggttgaggtcgggggattgtggaggccaggtcatctgatgcagcactccatcactctccttcttggtcaaatagcccttacacaacctggaggtgtgttgggtcattgtcctgttgaaaaacaaatgatagtcccactaagcccaaaccagatgggatagcgtatcgatgcagaatgttgtggtagccatgctggttaagtgtgccttgaattctaaataaatcacagacattgtcaccagcaaagcatccccacacctcctcctccatgctttacggtgggaaatacacatgcggcgatcatccgttcacctacaccgcgtctcacaaaggcacagcggttggaaccaaaaatctccaatttggactccagaccaaaggacaaatttccaccggtataatgtccattactcgtgtttcttggcccattggtgtcctttagtagtggttaatttgcagcaattcgaccatgaaggcctgattcacacagtctcctttgaacagttgatgttgagatgtgtctgttacttgaactctgtgaagcatttatttgggccgcaatttctgaggctggtgaaCTCTAATGAACTGTGGCGGAAGACTCagagttcttgccataatatggacttggtcttttaccaaatagggctatcttctgtataccttgtcacaacacaactgattggctcaaacgcattaaggaaagaaattccacaaattaacttttaagaaggcacagctgtcaattgaaatgcattccaggtgactacctcatgaagctggttgagagaatgccaagtgtgcaaagctgtcatgaaggctatttgaagaatctcaaatataatttttatttgtttaacacttttttggttattacatgattccatatgtctccactgttattctacaatatagaaaatagtacaaataaagaaacacccttgaatgagtaggtgttctaaaacttttgaccggtagtgtatgtggtgacaaactggatcagaacatctaGTGCTTTCTCAGCCAGGCAGGAGACTGCTTCCTGCTGTAGATAAGAAACCCATAACTTtgtgtttgcctcaaaaagcatcttgcttcggtttattccagttcagaattaaaaaaatattacttgtattttaacagcaacagtccCAACCTAGACTCCAACctaatttctacagtaagatgtacagtaggcctgatcatgtTTCAACTTCATATGTACTGTTACTTATGCCGGTTGCactatcagtagctagctagcttgctttggctaacgttagctagctagctattagctgtgtacaaggggattgtttgaaagagaaacacATCGACTACTACGAGagatagtactcccttatttTTGCTTATtatcacctgttataaaatgacaacaatgccttgctagcaGTCTCACTCTTCCACTgtcgaagcactgtttcctgaagcattctaCGCTGTTCTGAAATAACTGACTGTGTTTGACcgtcatgctgtggatgttttgTCAGGACGTGTCGTTTTAATTTGTTCCGTGAGAGACTAATTAAGCACTAacccacacaaaacacattgtgggcgTTCCTCGTTATTTCTCAAAGTGTGTATTAAACCAAGACAGAGCAACTCGTCGCTGTTTTTGCGTTTCATGACAACTGAGCTCGACAATTGAACTCAACAACAGAACTTTTGCTAGCTTGAGTCCATTCGATGACAGCGGTGAGTGATGGCGAGTGGGAATGACAAGTCAGTTGCCGCGTTCAAcataactgggaactcggaaatctcccaCTTACGGCTTCAGTATGTTCAAAATACCTAGGAACTATAAAAGAAAACGTGCTCCTACTGGGTAAAATTGATTTGAACTGTCATCCAACTCGGCCTctagctccgactttccgacctgacgtatttttccgagttcccagttgtcatgAACGCGGCAAGTGGCTGACCGCGCATCATCATCTGCTGCTGTACGACCGTACTGCAGCTTCTGGGTCGCGGAGTGATCAGTGATGCAAATTTcgcaattttgttgctagataTAGCAACTTTTCATAGCACCCTGGcaacttttttttcaaacagcacctagcaacaaatttagctactttttaaaatgtatttggaacttttagcaacttttgaaaaattactcaaacgctaaaatgcacgcattttcactctaaatgacacaaaaacgtTTTTCTCTGTCACACGTtcagtcacaacacacgtgcctggctgcaaaagtgcgTTGTGAGTGACGTCTGCAGTAggcgctcagctcgtgcacaggaagcagcaggccagcagcaatttcagcaaattgcaaatccTTGTTGGgtgactgcagcagcagtagtacgggttcgacgagccaaacccagtgaatatagttggtcacgaatgtttgatcttgaacaaaacttacaacatcaatcaacatgtcaCAATCAAAATTGTAGAGCCAGAAGTACAGAAcagagtgggagtctgtacctgaacaaatgtcaaatcatattttttgccGAGATGGCCAGTCAGTTTGAGTGACGTTATTGTGTATTCTTCATAATGACGTAGTTTAcgttatcacgcaatgacatcacaacgtcatttagcaacttttagcaacaaatcaacctgcctctagcaacttaccctgaaaatttgttggcaacactgggagtgatcttcaagaaaatATCAGGTAAACATCGAAGCACACAGGCATCTCCCACCCACTCGCGCAGCTGACAAActgtaaaatacttaagtaaaaatactttaaattactacttcagtcgttttttggggtatctatgctttactttactatttataattttgacaacttttacttttacattcTTCCAGAAAATAatctactttttactccatacatttcccatACATTTCCccatacattttgaatgcttatcaGGACAGATAAATGGTCCAATTTATGCACTTATCAAGATgacatccctactgcttctgatctggcagactcactaaacacacttgCTTCATttgcaaattatgtctgagtgtggtagtttgcccctggctatctgtacattttaaaaactaGAAAACAGAGCCGTCTAGTtgcttaatttaaggaatttgaaatgatttatgcttatacttttactttagatacttaagaatattttagctcggtgactttcactttagtcattttttattaaggtatctttacttttactcaagtataacaatcagtggcaacccgtcattcggggcaggtggggcagagtcacctgttttgagccccacatttttagcccCCCAAAAATGCTGTGGGGGGGGGAcacttgcctgttttgcatgttatttttgcattgatacgtgtcacatatcagtttacagacaatgtaaaatatatatatatatcattgagttaataaagccgaatac
Coding sequences within:
- the LOC115148457 gene encoding cysteine-rich and transmembrane domain-containing protein 1, whose translation is MNFDQPPPYGGPGPSAPGYPAPTAPGYPTPMAPVYQPQGFPDQGYPAQGYPAPGYPPTDPSYSNFPPGPPGLYQGQPGYQGYQIPPQPQLGWQDTPPGAQMYGEAPKNTVYVVEDRSRDGGGGGEHACLTACWTALCCCCLWDMMT